In Streptomyces sp. NBC_00306, a single genomic region encodes these proteins:
- a CDS encoding M14 family zinc carboxypeptidase, with the protein MTHLALDRYLNVGEVDSALSGLAAEYPDLSRRVTLPYTTFEGRRCRALVIGDSSFLGNLLNRPRKPCVFFTACAHAREWGGAEICLSFAADLLEAYKTGAGLRYGGAFYDKDTIRRIIDELYVVVLPCVNPDGRNFSQTYHAEATPEARYNREMWRKNRSPRGNGVGVDINRNHSFLWDFRRYFSPYANKSSLASDNPGNDLFHGHTPNSEPETRNIHWLFDRIDKWPPLVWSTPFGSLAPHWYVDIHSFSNTVMHVWGHDENQMRDPFTTFATSRYDGKRGTSCRQNEPAAGPQGCSYAEFIEAEDEAVVSGGAAIMAEAIGKVRGVTYDDIQSFWLKAPSISNDKMPYPTSGTVTDYAYSRHLTSNAVKAHALVVEFGRYYTDDFPRSFHPPWQEMAEIIKEVSSGMTALCHNALTHPTSPGPLGPVQKPWDWPWKIWVHRIEKIPDMLKPLAKEAVRFTAAAVQKNLRNM; encoded by the coding sequence ATGACCCACCTGGCACTTGACCGGTATCTCAACGTCGGCGAAGTGGATTCCGCCCTCTCAGGACTGGCTGCCGAGTACCCCGACCTGTCGCGCCGCGTCACGCTGCCGTACACGACCTTCGAGGGACGCCGGTGCCGCGCTCTGGTCATTGGGGACAGCAGCTTCCTGGGCAACCTCCTGAACCGGCCGCGTAAGCCATGCGTGTTCTTCACCGCCTGTGCACACGCGCGTGAATGGGGCGGTGCCGAGATCTGCCTGTCGTTCGCCGCGGACCTGCTGGAGGCGTACAAGACGGGTGCCGGCCTCCGCTACGGAGGAGCCTTCTACGACAAGGACACCATCAGACGCATCATCGATGAGCTGTATGTCGTCGTCCTTCCGTGCGTGAACCCCGACGGGCGCAATTTTTCGCAGACTTACCACGCGGAAGCGACCCCAGAAGCCCGCTACAACCGCGAGATGTGGCGCAAGAACCGCTCGCCCCGAGGAAATGGCGTCGGGGTGGACATCAACCGCAACCACTCGTTCCTCTGGGACTTCCGCCGGTACTTCTCCCCGTACGCGAACAAGAGCTCTCTGGCGTCGGACAACCCCGGGAACGACCTCTTCCACGGCCACACTCCGAATTCTGAACCAGAGACGCGGAACATCCACTGGCTGTTCGACCGGATCGACAAGTGGCCCCCGCTGGTGTGGTCGACTCCGTTCGGCAGCCTGGCACCGCATTGGTACGTCGACATCCACAGCTTCAGCAACACGGTGATGCACGTGTGGGGGCACGACGAAAACCAGATGCGGGACCCCTTCACGACCTTCGCGACGTCTCGGTACGACGGCAAGCGAGGCACCTCGTGCAGGCAGAACGAGCCGGCCGCAGGGCCGCAGGGCTGCTCGTACGCGGAGTTCATCGAAGCTGAGGACGAGGCAGTGGTGTCGGGCGGCGCCGCGATCATGGCGGAGGCCATCGGCAAGGTCCGGGGTGTGACCTACGACGACATCCAGTCGTTCTGGCTGAAGGCTCCCAGCATCTCCAACGACAAAATGCCCTACCCGACGTCCGGTACCGTCACGGACTACGCCTACAGTCGCCACCTGACCAGCAACGCCGTCAAGGCGCACGCGCTCGTCGTCGAGTTCGGCAGGTATTACACGGACGACTTCCCCAGGAGTTTCCACCCTCCGTGGCAGGAGATGGCAGAGATCATCAAGGAAGTCAGTTCAGGCATGACGGCCCTCTGCCACAACGCCCTCACGCACCCGACGAGCCCCGGCCCTCTCGGGCCGGTCCAGAAGCCGTGGGACTGGCCTTGGAAGATCTGGGTGCACCGGATCGAGAAGATCCCGGACATGCTCAAGCCACTGGCCAAAGAGGCGGTGCGGTTCACCGCGGCGGCGGTTCAGAAGAACCTGAGGAACATGTGA
- a CDS encoding DNA polymerase III subunit delta', which produces MTVWDELVGQDRVQVQLGAAAQDADTLVTAESRGEAAPEASKMTHAWLFTGPPGSGRSTAARAFAAALQCVSPDRALGAAPGCGFCDGCHTALVGTHADVDVVRTDMLSIGVKETRELVRRAQLSPAVGRWQVIILEDADRLTEGAGNVLLKAVEEPAPRTVWLLCAPSLEDVLPTIRSRCRHLTLRTPPVDAVADVLIRRDGIEPGVAAAAARATQGHIGRARRLATDEKARARRATVLKLPLRVDDVGGCLKAAQELIDAAAEDAKQVADEVDTKETEELKAALGAAQGGRMPRGTAGVMKDLEDRQKRRKTRTQRDTLDLALSDLTGFYRDVLALQLGSGIAIANGDVQDALDRIVGSSTPERTLRRIEAITACREALEANVAPLLAVEAMTMALRAG; this is translated from the coding sequence ATGACCGTGTGGGACGAACTGGTCGGACAGGACCGGGTGCAGGTGCAGCTCGGTGCCGCCGCGCAGGACGCCGACACCCTGGTCACCGCCGAGTCCCGCGGTGAAGCCGCCCCCGAGGCTTCGAAGATGACCCATGCCTGGCTGTTCACCGGTCCGCCGGGATCGGGACGGTCCACCGCGGCGCGTGCGTTCGCCGCCGCGCTCCAGTGCGTCAGCCCCGACCGGGCCCTCGGCGCGGCGCCCGGATGCGGATTCTGCGACGGCTGTCACACCGCCCTCGTGGGGACACATGCCGACGTCGACGTCGTCCGCACCGACATGCTGTCCATCGGCGTCAAGGAGACCCGCGAGCTCGTCCGCCGCGCCCAGCTCTCCCCTGCCGTCGGCCGCTGGCAGGTGATCATCCTGGAGGACGCCGACCGGCTCACCGAGGGCGCCGGCAACGTCCTGCTGAAGGCCGTGGAGGAGCCCGCACCCCGCACCGTGTGGCTGCTGTGCGCGCCGTCGCTGGAAGACGTGCTGCCGACCATCCGCTCGCGCTGCCGGCACCTCACCCTGCGTACACCGCCGGTCGACGCCGTCGCCGATGTGCTGATCCGGCGGGACGGCATCGAGCCCGGCGTGGCGGCCGCGGCCGCGCGGGCCACGCAGGGCCACATCGGGCGAGCGCGCCGCCTCGCGACCGACGAGAAGGCCCGAGCGCGCAGGGCCACCGTGCTCAAGCTGCCGCTGCGTGTGGACGACGTCGGAGGCTGTCTGAAGGCCGCGCAGGAACTGATCGACGCCGCGGCCGAGGACGCCAAGCAGGTCGCGGACGAGGTCGACACCAAGGAGACCGAGGAGCTGAAGGCGGCACTCGGCGCGGCACAGGGCGGCCGGATGCCGCGGGGGACCGCGGGCGTCATGAAGGACCTGGAGGACCGGCAGAAGCGCCGCAAGACACGGACGCAGCGCGACACCCTGGACCTCGCCCTCAGCGACCTGACCGGTTTCTACCGCGACGTCCTCGCGCTCCAGCTCGGCTCCGGCATCGCGATCGCCAACGGAGACGTACAGGACGCGCTGGACCGGATCGTCGGATCGTCCACCCCCGAGCGCACCCTGCGCCGGATAGAGGCGATCACCGCGTGCCGAGAGGCGCTGGAGGCGAATGTGGCGCCTCTGCTGGCGGTCGAGGCGATGACGATGGCGCTGCGGGCGGGCTGA
- the topA gene encoding type I DNA topoisomerase has translation MSPTSETAQGGRRLVIVESPAKAKTIKGYLGPGYVVEASVGHIRDLPNGAAEVPEKYTGEVRRLGVDVEHDFQPIYVVNADKKAQVRKLKEQLAESDELYLATDEDREGEAIAWHLLEVLKPKVPVHRMVFHEITKDAIRDAVANPRELNQRMVDAQETRRILDRLYGYEVSPVLWKKVMPRLSAGRVQSVATRLVVERERERIAFRSAEYWDLTGTFSTGRAGDASDPSTLTARLNTVDGQRVAQGRDFGSDGRLKSAQVLHLDEANARSLAAALENATFAVRSVESKPYRRSPYAPFRTTTLQQEASRKLGFGAKATMQVAQKLYENGFITYMRTDSTTLSDTAVSAARAQVTQLYGANYLPDKPRVYAGKVKNAQEAHEAIRPSGDRFRTPAETGLTGDQFKLYELIWKRTVASQMKDATGNSVTVKIGGVAADGRDAEFTASGKTITFHGFMKAYVEGADDPNAELDDRERRLPQVAEGDALTSEEISVDGHATKPPARYTEASLVKELEEREIGRPSTYASIIGTILDRGYVFKKGTALVPSFLSFAVVNLLEKHFGRLVDYDFTARMEDDLDRIARGEAQAVPWLRRFYFGEGDDKGAASAAGNGDGDHLGGLKQLVTDLGAIDAREISSFPVGSAIVLRVGRYGPYIERGEKDSEGHQRADVPDDLAPDELTVEYAEELLAKPSGDFALGTDPSTGHEIVAKDGRYGPYVTEVLPEGTPKTGKNAVKPRTASLFKSMSLDTVTLEDALKLMSLPRIVGADSEGVEITAQNGRYGPYLKKGTDSRSLETEDQLFNITLEEALAIYAQPKQRGRAAAKPPLKELGTDPVSERPVVVKDGRFGPYVTDGETNATLRTGDSVEEITPERGYELLAEKRAKGPAKKTAKKAPAKKAPAKKAAAKKTAAKKTTTAKKTAAKKTVAKKSAATARTTSTPAASSDE, from the coding sequence TTGTCCCCGACCAGCGAGACCGCACAGGGCGGCCGCCGACTCGTGATCGTCGAGTCGCCTGCCAAGGCGAAGACGATCAAGGGCTATCTCGGCCCCGGCTATGTCGTCGAGGCGAGTGTCGGGCACATCCGCGACCTCCCGAACGGCGCGGCCGAGGTCCCCGAGAAGTACACCGGCGAAGTGCGTCGCCTCGGAGTCGACGTCGAACACGACTTCCAGCCGATCTATGTCGTCAACGCCGACAAGAAGGCCCAGGTCAGAAAGCTCAAGGAGCAGCTCGCCGAATCCGACGAGCTCTACCTCGCCACCGATGAGGACCGCGAGGGCGAGGCCATCGCCTGGCACCTGCTGGAAGTCCTCAAGCCCAAGGTCCCCGTCCACCGGATGGTCTTCCACGAGATCACCAAGGACGCGATCCGCGACGCCGTCGCCAACCCGCGCGAACTCAACCAGCGCATGGTCGACGCCCAGGAGACCCGCCGCATCCTCGACCGCCTCTACGGCTACGAGGTCTCGCCGGTCCTGTGGAAGAAGGTCATGCCCCGGCTGTCGGCCGGCCGTGTGCAGTCCGTCGCCACCCGCCTCGTCGTCGAGCGGGAGCGTGAGCGCATCGCCTTCCGTTCCGCCGAGTACTGGGATCTGACGGGTACGTTCTCCACCGGCCGCGCCGGTGACGCCTCCGACCCCTCGACGCTCACCGCCCGCCTGAACACGGTCGACGGGCAGCGCGTCGCCCAGGGCCGTGACTTCGGTTCGGACGGCCGGCTCAAGTCGGCGCAGGTGCTCCACCTCGACGAGGCGAACGCCCGCTCGCTGGCCGCCGCCCTCGAGAACGCCACGTTCGCGGTCCGCTCGGTCGAGTCCAAGCCGTACCGCCGGTCTCCGTACGCCCCCTTCCGTACGACGACGCTGCAGCAGGAGGCGTCCCGCAAGCTCGGCTTCGGGGCCAAGGCCACCATGCAGGTCGCGCAGAAGCTGTACGAGAACGGCTTCATCACCTATATGCGTACGGACTCCACCACGCTCTCGGACACGGCCGTCTCGGCGGCGCGGGCGCAGGTCACACAGCTGTACGGCGCCAACTACCTGCCCGACAAGCCGCGCGTGTACGCCGGCAAGGTCAAGAACGCGCAGGAGGCGCACGAGGCGATTCGCCCCTCGGGCGACCGTTTCCGCACCCCGGCCGAGACCGGCCTGACGGGCGACCAGTTCAAGCTCTACGAGCTGATCTGGAAGCGGACCGTCGCCTCCCAGATGAAGGACGCGACCGGTAATTCCGTCACCGTGAAGATCGGCGGGGTCGCCGCCGACGGCCGGGACGCCGAGTTCACCGCGTCCGGCAAGACGATCACCTTCCACGGCTTCATGAAGGCGTACGTGGAAGGGGCCGACGACCCGAACGCCGAGCTCGACGACCGCGAGCGCAGGCTGCCGCAGGTCGCCGAGGGTGACGCGCTCACGTCCGAGGAGATCTCGGTCGACGGCCACGCCACCAAGCCGCCCGCCCGCTACACCGAGGCCTCGCTGGTCAAGGAGCTGGAAGAGCGCGAGATCGGCCGCCCGTCGACGTACGCCTCGATCATCGGCACCATCCTCGACCGCGGCTATGTGTTCAAGAAGGGGACGGCGCTCGTGCCGTCGTTCCTGAGCTTCGCCGTGGTCAACCTGCTGGAGAAGCACTTCGGCCGGCTCGTCGACTACGACTTCACCGCCCGCATGGAGGACGACCTCGACCGCATCGCGCGGGGCGAGGCCCAGGCCGTGCCGTGGCTGCGGCGCTTCTACTTCGGCGAGGGCGACGACAAGGGTGCCGCGTCCGCCGCGGGCAACGGCGACGGCGACCACCTCGGCGGCCTCAAGCAACTGGTGACCGACCTCGGCGCCATCGACGCCCGGGAGATCTCCAGCTTCCCGGTCGGCAGCGCGATCGTGCTGCGTGTCGGCCGCTACGGCCCGTACATCGAGCGCGGCGAGAAGGACTCCGAGGGCCACCAGCGCGCCGACGTCCCCGACGACCTCGCGCCGGACGAGCTCACCGTCGAGTACGCGGAGGAGCTGCTGGCCAAGCCGAGCGGTGACTTCGCGCTCGGCACCGACCCGTCGACGGGTCACGAGATCGTGGCGAAGGACGGGCGCTACGGCCCGTACGTCACGGAGGTCCTGCCCGAGGGCACCCCGAAGACCGGCAAGAACGCGGTCAAGCCGCGCACCGCCTCGCTCTTCAAGTCGATGTCGCTGGACACCGTGACCCTCGAGGACGCGCTGAAGCTGATGTCGCTGCCGAGGATCGTCGGCGCCGACAGCGAGGGCGTGGAGATCACCGCGCAGAACGGCCGGTACGGCCCGTATCTGAAGAAGGGCACGGACTCGCGCTCCCTGGAGACCGAGGACCAGCTCTTCAACATCACGCTGGAGGAGGCTCTCGCGATCTACGCGCAGCCGAAGCAGCGTGGCCGCGCCGCCGCCAAGCCGCCGCTCAAGGAGCTGGGTACCGACCCGGTGAGCGAGCGTCCCGTGGTGGTCAAGGACGGCCGCTTCGGCCCGTACGTCACCGACGGCGAGACGAACGCGACCCTGCGGACCGGCGACAGCGTCGAGGAGATCACGCCGGAGCGCGGTTACGAGCTCCTCGCCGAGAAGCGTGCCAAGGGTCCCGCCAAGAAGACGGCGAAGAAGGCTCCGGCCAAGAAGGCGCCGGCGAAGAAGGCGGCCGCGAAGAAGACGGCGGCCAAGAAGACGACCACCGCGAAGAAGACGGCGGCGAAGAAGACGGTCGCCAAGAAGTCGGCGGCGACGGCGAGGACCACGTCCACGCCGGCCGCGTCCTCGGACGAGTAG
- the tmk gene encoding dTMP kinase: MTRAEQPAEQQAVVSTASETASDSDTLAADSRERAVRALLRFPPLRRLWNAQIVGGIGDALSVFVLLLLTLQAAVLAGTFGDGYRGAAFAVAAVLGARVLATLLFGAVLLGPLTTLTSPKGPLDRRWTMIGADGLRAVLLIVAPLWVDWTLDNAAAILLITVFVAGVAERFWTVARDGAAPALLPAPPPEGAAVRPLPDHLDALRRLWLRTGFAVIPLGAAVLLVATLIGNLLATGLDWFSLHQAALGSYVAAGLFAASVSTLYFIELPGSSTARPRSPLEGLRRPSTGGTLDKGRTGAIPLFVLACAAVAAAISSAVAVAVLHAVDLGGGPAAFALLVLVLTGGTGLGIRGAASVLPSLSRRRLLVLALTVTGVALLAMGLVPDTATVLLLALLAGFSAGVAANIGHTLIDQEAEDFRRARITDHLQAVVRVAIAVGAVAAPLLAAAIGPHRLASGDFVFAHGGAGFTLMLVGALLLPVAAIVLAKTDDRSGVPLRRDLRDALRGGADPAVAPAGTGFFIAIEGGDGAGKSTQVEALAQWIRAKGHEVVVTREPGATPVGKRLRSILLDVSSAGLSNRAEALLYAADRAEHVGSVVRPALERGAIVISDRYIDSSVAYQGAGRDLSPTEIARISRWATDGLVPHLTVLLDVSPEAARERFTEAPDRLESEPAEFHQRVRSGFLTLAAADPGRYLVVDAGQEPEAVTTVVRHRLDQLLPLSDAEIKAQEEARKAAEEEARRKAEEEAARKAEEERLERERQEQLAKLRAEEEERKRRELEEARQREAERQAEEARQRAEEARRLAEEERKRREAEEKTRREEEERRRKQAEEEARLRAEADERRLEKQRKAEEALLRAEEARRLAEAAAAAAAPAAEVTAPTPVVRPDEVTQEVPQPPTAAADETAVLPPVRNNDETAVLRPVRDAEETAVIPPVPPVRDADETAVIPQVRDADETAVLPPVRDQEPVQDRGPAQEGGSDRTRELPQVDPATGRPRRRSDWAEETPLDDLPTLADELLGPHDEDDNGRRGRGGR, from the coding sequence ATGACGCGAGCCGAGCAGCCAGCCGAGCAGCAGGCGGTCGTGAGCACCGCCTCAGAGACTGCCTCAGACTCCGACACCCTTGCCGCAGACTCCCGTGAGCGCGCAGTGCGCGCTCTCCTGCGCTTCCCTCCGTTGAGGAGACTCTGGAACGCGCAGATCGTGGGCGGTATCGGCGACGCCCTTTCCGTGTTCGTCCTTCTGCTGCTGACCCTTCAGGCGGCGGTGCTGGCGGGCACGTTCGGCGACGGTTATCGGGGCGCGGCGTTCGCCGTCGCCGCCGTTCTCGGCGCCCGCGTCCTCGCCACGCTGCTCTTCGGAGCCGTTCTGCTGGGTCCGCTGACGACCCTCACCTCGCCCAAGGGCCCGCTCGACCGCCGCTGGACCATGATCGGGGCGGACGGACTGCGGGCCGTTCTGCTGATCGTCGCCCCGCTGTGGGTGGACTGGACCCTCGACAACGCGGCGGCGATCCTGCTGATCACCGTGTTCGTCGCGGGAGTCGCCGAGCGCTTCTGGACCGTCGCCCGCGACGGTGCCGCGCCCGCGCTGCTGCCCGCCCCGCCGCCGGAGGGCGCGGCGGTACGCCCGCTGCCCGACCACCTCGACGCGCTGCGCCGGCTCTGGCTGCGCACCGGTTTCGCCGTCATTCCCCTCGGCGCCGCGGTGCTGCTGGTCGCGACCCTGATCGGCAACCTCCTCGCCACCGGCCTGGACTGGTTCTCGCTGCACCAGGCGGCCCTCGGGTCGTACGTCGCCGCCGGACTCTTCGCCGCCTCCGTGTCGACGCTGTACTTCATCGAGCTGCCCGGCTCCTCGACGGCGAGGCCGCGCTCGCCGCTCGAAGGGCTGCGACGGCCGTCCACCGGGGGCACCCTCGACAAGGGGCGCACCGGAGCCATACCGCTGTTCGTCCTCGCCTGTGCCGCGGTCGCCGCGGCGATCTCGTCGGCCGTCGCCGTCGCCGTCCTGCACGCGGTCGACCTCGGTGGCGGACCCGCCGCGTTCGCCCTGCTGGTCCTCGTGCTGACCGGCGGCACGGGGCTCGGCATCCGGGGTGCCGCGTCGGTCCTGCCGTCGCTCTCGCGCCGCCGCCTCCTGGTCCTGGCCCTCACGGTCACCGGAGTGGCGCTGCTCGCGATGGGGCTCGTGCCGGACACGGCGACCGTGCTGCTGCTCGCGCTGCTCGCGGGCTTCTCGGCCGGAGTTGCCGCGAACATCGGCCACACGCTCATCGACCAGGAAGCGGAGGACTTCCGCCGGGCCCGGATCACCGACCACCTCCAGGCCGTCGTCCGGGTCGCCATCGCCGTCGGCGCGGTCGCGGCCCCCCTGCTCGCCGCGGCCATCGGGCCGCACCGGCTGGCGAGCGGAGACTTCGTCTTCGCCCATGGCGGCGCCGGATTCACCCTGATGCTGGTGGGCGCGCTCCTGCTGCCCGTCGCCGCGATCGTCCTCGCCAAGACCGACGACCGCTCAGGCGTTCCGTTGCGCCGCGATCTGCGTGACGCGCTGCGCGGCGGGGCCGACCCGGCCGTGGCACCCGCCGGCACCGGGTTCTTCATCGCGATAGAGGGCGGTGACGGAGCCGGGAAGTCCACCCAGGTCGAGGCCCTCGCCCAGTGGATCCGCGCCAAGGGCCACGAGGTCGTCGTCACCCGCGAGCCGGGCGCGACGCCGGTCGGCAAGCGGCTGCGGTCCATCCTGCTCGACGTCTCGTCCGCCGGTCTGTCGAACCGCGCCGAGGCACTGCTCTACGCCGCGGACCGCGCCGAACACGTCGGATCGGTCGTCCGGCCCGCGCTGGAACGCGGCGCCATCGTCATCTCCGACCGCTACATCGACTCCTCCGTCGCCTACCAGGGCGCCGGCCGCGACCTGTCGCCCACCGAGATCGCACGGATCTCGCGCTGGGCCACGGACGGGCTCGTACCGCATCTGACGGTGCTGCTCGACGTCTCGCCGGAGGCCGCGCGGGAACGCTTCACGGAAGCGCCCGACCGGCTGGAGTCCGAGCCGGCGGAGTTCCACCAGCGGGTGCGGTCGGGCTTCCTGACGCTCGCCGCCGCCGACCCGGGGCGCTACCTGGTGGTGGACGCGGGCCAGGAGCCGGAGGCCGTCACCACCGTCGTACGCCACCGCCTCGACCAGCTGCTGCCCCTGTCCGACGCCGAGATCAAGGCGCAGGAGGAGGCCCGCAAGGCGGCCGAGGAGGAAGCCCGCCGCAAGGCCGAGGAAGAGGCCGCGCGCAAGGCGGAGGAGGAGCGTCTCGAGCGCGAGCGCCAGGAACAGCTGGCCAAGCTCCGTGCCGAGGAGGAGGAGCGCAAGCGCCGCGAGCTGGAGGAGGCGCGGCAGCGCGAGGCCGAACGGCAGGCGGAGGAGGCCCGGCAGCGGGCCGAGGAGGCGCGACGCCTCGCGGAGGAGGAGCGCAAGCGCCGCGAGGCCGAGGAGAAGACCCGCCGCGAGGAGGAAGAGCGCCGGCGCAAGCAGGCGGAGGAGGAGGCCCGGCTGCGGGCCGAGGCCGACGAGCGTCGTCTGGAGAAGCAGCGCAAGGCCGAGGAGGCCCTGCTGCGGGCGGAGGAGGCGCGCCGGCTGGCGGAGGCGGCGGCAGCGGCTGCCGCGCCTGCCGCCGAGGTGACGGCTCCCACGCCCGTCGTGCGGCCGGACGAGGTGACGCAGGAAGTGCCACAGCCTCCGACGGCCGCGGCGGACGAGACGGCGGTTCTCCCGCCGGTGCGGAACAACGACGAGACGGCTGTGCTGCGGCCGGTGCGGGACGCGGAGGAGACCGCGGTGATTCCGCCGGTTCCGCCGGTGCGGGACGCGGACGAAACCGCGGTGATCCCCCAGGTGCGGGACGCGGACGAGACGGCCGTTCTTCCGCCGGTGCGGGACCAGGAGCCGGTGCAGGATCGCGGGCCGGCGCAGGAGGGCGGCTCGGACCGCACGCGTGAACTCCCGCAGGTCGACCCGGCGACGGGCCGCCCGCGGCGGCGCTCGGACTGGGCGGAGGAGACCCCGCTGGACGATCTGCCGACGCTGGCGGACGAACTGCTGGGTCCGCACGACGAGGACGACAACGGGCGCCGGGGGCGCGGCGGCCGCTGA
- a CDS encoding alpha/beta hydrolase has protein sequence MDTRRWFRKSALTLATAGLLISGCTDGNSSSSAAGSTPSGGPAPSAALQPYYAQKLKWRACGVEGFECSTMKAPLDYAKPDGDSVKLAVARKKATGPGKRLGSLQVNPGGPGGSAIGYLQSYAGVGYPAPVRAQYDMVAIDPRGVARSEPVECLTGKEMDAYTQVDQTPDDAAEATKLSGALKNFAAGCEQRSGKILPHVSTVDAARDMDILRSVLGDKKLSYVGASYGTFLGATYAELFPDRTGRLVLDGAMDPSLPSRQMNRDQTAGFETAFQSFAADCVKQPDCPLGNTSAADASTRLKAFFTELDAQPVPTGESRALGESLATTGVIAAMYDEAAWPQLRQALTDAMAGQGAPLLSLADSYYEREGDGSYANLMYANAAVNCVDLPPAFGGPSAVQSALPEFEKASPVFGRGFAWASLNCAYWPVPATGKPHRIEAKGAAPIVVVGTTRDPATPYKWAQGLAGQLSSGTLLTYEGDGHTAYGRGSDCVDTAINTYLLEGTTPPKNKTCS, from the coding sequence ATGGACACAAGGCGCTGGTTCCGCAAGTCCGCCCTCACGCTGGCGACCGCCGGCCTGCTGATCTCCGGCTGTACGGACGGGAATTCGTCCTCCAGCGCCGCCGGGTCCACACCGAGCGGCGGCCCGGCCCCGAGCGCCGCTCTCCAGCCGTACTACGCGCAGAAGCTGAAGTGGCGGGCCTGCGGAGTCGAGGGCTTCGAGTGCTCCACGATGAAGGCCCCCCTCGACTACGCGAAGCCGGACGGCGACTCCGTGAAACTGGCCGTCGCCCGCAAGAAGGCCACGGGCCCGGGCAAGCGCCTCGGCTCGCTCCAGGTCAACCCGGGCGGGCCCGGCGGCTCGGCGATCGGCTATCTCCAGAGCTACGCGGGCGTCGGCTACCCGGCGCCGGTGCGCGCCCAGTACGACATGGTCGCCATCGACCCCCGCGGGGTCGCCCGCAGCGAACCCGTCGAATGCCTCACGGGCAAGGAGATGGACGCGTACACGCAGGTCGACCAGACCCCCGACGACGCCGCCGAGGCCACCAAGCTGTCCGGGGCGCTCAAGAACTTCGCGGCGGGCTGCGAGCAGCGTTCCGGCAAGATCCTTCCGCATGTGTCCACGGTGGACGCGGCGCGTGACATGGACATCCTGCGGTCCGTGCTGGGCGACAAGAAGCTCTCGTACGTCGGCGCTTCGTACGGCACCTTCCTCGGCGCCACGTACGCCGAGCTTTTCCCCGACCGCACAGGCCGCCTCGTCCTCGACGGTGCGATGGACCCGTCGCTGCCGTCGCGACAGATGAACCGCGACCAGACCGCCGGGTTCGAGACGGCGTTCCAGTCCTTCGCCGCCGACTGCGTCAAGCAGCCGGACTGCCCGCTCGGCAACACGTCCGCGGCGGACGCGTCCACCCGGCTCAAGGCCTTCTTCACCGAGCTCGACGCCCAGCCCGTCCCGACCGGCGAGAGCCGCGCGCTGGGGGAGTCGCTGGCGACGACGGGAGTGATCGCCGCGATGTACGACGAGGCGGCCTGGCCGCAGCTCCGCCAGGCCCTCACCGACGCGATGGCGGGCCAGGGCGCGCCGCTCCTGTCCCTGGCGGACAGCTACTACGAGCGCGAGGGCGACGGCTCGTACGCGAACCTGATGTACGCCAACGCCGCCGTGAACTGCGTGGACCTGCCCCCGGCCTTCGGCGGCCCGTCGGCGGTCCAGTCGGCCCTTCCGGAGTTCGAGAAGGCGTCCCCGGTCTTCGGCCGTGGCTTCGCCTGGGCCTCGCTGAACTGCGCCTACTGGCCGGTCCCCGCCACGGGCAAGCCGCACCGCATCGAGGCGAAGGGAGCGGCCCCGATCGTGGTCGTCGGCACGACGCGCGACCCCGCGACCCCCTACAAGTGGGCGCAGGGCCTGGCCGGCCAGCTCTCGTCGGGCACGCTGCTGACGTACGAGGGCGACGGACACACGGCATACGGGCGGGGCAGCGACTGCGTGGACACGGCGATCAACACCTACCTGCTGGAGGGCACCACCCCGCCGAAGAACAAGACCTGCAGCTGA